Sequence from the Propionispora vibrioides genome:
CAAAATATTTATCCGGCATCCAGCCACATGATTCGTCAAAGAGCGACTCCTTGGCCTTGGCGCGGCGGGGCTGATAATAATTAACCCCCAGAAAATCGACTGTATTCCGCTTAATAATTGCCAGTTCTTTCTCGGTTGATTCCCACAGTACACCGTCTTTTTCCAATACATCAACCAGCGTCACCGAAAATTCTCCTTTAACCGCCGGATCTAGAAACGAACGGTTAAAGAAGTTATCGACAAAATCTGCCGCTTTTACATCTGCTTCATGATCAGAGCGCGGATAAGACGGGGTAAGGTTCAACACAATACCAATCTTGCCGCCCTGTTTGGCACAATCAGTATCCCGAAACGCCGCTATAGTTTTTGCCGAAGCCAGATTCAAATTATAAAGCACCTGTACCGCTTTGAGGCCATCAACAAGATTGGGGTAATGAAAGGTATAGAGGTACTGCCCTTCAACGACAACCATCGGTTCGTTAAAGGTAACCCATTGCTTAACTTTATCACCAAAAAGAGCAAAGCATTTTTGGGCAAAAAGCACGAATAACTCTACCACGATTTTTGATTCCCAGCCGCCATATTTTTCATATAGATCAATCGGCAGATCGAAATGATGCAAATTCATGACCGGAGTAATGCCATTTTTCAAAAATTCATCGATTACCTGATGATAAAAGGCTGCCCCCTCCGGGTCTACTTCCCCAGTCTCAAAATCCTTTATCAGTCGTGTCCATTGAATGGACGTCCGGACCGAATTAAGGCCGATTTCCTTCATCATGCGAATATCTTCACGATAACTATTGAAAAAATTAGAGGTTACATTAGGGCCAATCCTGTTAAAAAACGCTTCCGGCTCAATATCAAACCAGTAATCAAATATATTACGGTGCTTTTTATAAAACCGTCCTTCCGACTGGGGACCTGAGGTTGCCGCCCCCCACCAAAAATCTGGTGGAAAGTTATATTTTTTATTCATAAGCTGTCCTTTCATTGACATTTACTTCAGCAATGAACCATAAGCTGCTTACTGCTTCGTCGCTGTAAAGCTTTCATACATATCTACCATAAGCTGCGATATATCACGCAGAGCAAGGGCAGTCATGAAATGGTCCTGGGCATGAATAAGCAACACTGTTTTTTCTATATTCTGACCATCACTTTCCGCTGAAATAAGTTGTGTCTGGATGTCATGGGCTTCACCGATTTCTTTGCCGGCTTCGGCAATTTTATTTCTGGCCGCTCTGACATCGCCATCTTGTAAAAGCGTCTTGATTGCTTCAATCACCATCGACCGGCCTGTACCGGCATGAATAATGAGTTCCATTGATTTTTCTATGATTTTCTCATCCATAAAAAGGCCTCTTTCCTGCTCTGTATAATTGCTGTTTATTCCTCATTAATTTCATCGTCAATCCGGTTGGCGGCAATGACGAAGGGGGCGTAAATAAAAACATCCATCGCCAACCACACCACCTGCAGCAAGCCCCCCATAATCGAACCGGTACCGATGGTGCCACAAAAGAAAAGCGGCATGGTCCAGGGAACCACAAAGCGGAAAATCGGAACAAGCCCGGAGGAAACAGCCAGCCAACCGACAAAGGTGTTGGCCAGAGGCGCTAAAATATACGGAACTAACAGAATGGGATTTAATACTATAGGCAAGCCAAACGCCAACGGTTCCTGAATATTAAACAGCATGGCCGGTGCGCCCAGTTTGGCAACAGCCCGCCAGCTTTCCTTCTTGGAAAAAAGAAAGACAGCGATAACCAACCCCATGATATGCATAAGCCCGGCTTCAAAAAATCCGTTGCTGAAGATATAGGACGCCGTGCCATCCTGGTTGGCCAATTGAGCCGGCATATATACCGTATTTTGAATCGCCGCCGTAACATTATGTCCATGAATGCCAAACCACCAGAACAACCAGATAATAAACTGATATAGAAGAGAAAATCCCATCCCCTGCGAAAAGCCCATAAGCGGTGCCTGAATCACTTTGTAAATCAGATCATTCAAGGGCGGAATATCAAACCAGGTAAGAAGCGCGGCAAAGAGTGCAAACCCGCCCAGGGTAAAAAGCACCGGGACCAATACGGCAAACGACTGAGCCACCGCCGGTGGAACAGTATCCGGCATATGTATGCGGATTTTTTTATTTTTGGTAAGTTTAACGAAAACCCAGGAAGAAACAGTGGCAACCAATAACGCAGCCAACACACCCTTATTGCCGAAATAGTCCAGGCTAAAGCCACCGACCTTATTGACCTGCTGCGGGGTAACAATCAAAAAGGCGCCGATTCCGGTAAGTGCCGTTGAGAATTTATCGCCGCCCCAAATGCCGCCCAGGCGGTAAGAAAACGCTGCTACCAGGAAAAGAGAAAGTACACCGAACCCGATGGTAACGACAAGATTACAAAGCGCCTGCAGGCTTTTGAGTGTCGCCACAAAAGCAGACGCCAGATAGGCTTCTCCCGTAAGACCGGTCATTTTCATCCCCAGCCCCATTCCGTTCGGCCCCATAACCGTACCGGTTGGATCAATAACAACCCATTCAATAATTCCAAAAAATGAACCTACAATCATAAATGGCAAAATCGTCGAAAATGAGTCCCTCATCGCCAACAAATATCTATTGCTGGAAATTCTTCCGGCCACCGGTATCAATACTTTTTCAAAAGCTGAAACGACTCCGCTTAACATCATATCCCCCCTCAATTTATTAACTTCAGCGCTTTTTCTAATACTTTCTGTCCGTTAATCGTGCCATAATCCTTCATATCAATGAGTTCTACCGGACACCGCCCGGCAACAAGCTTCCTTACATCTCCCAGCATATGACGAATCTGTGGCCCCAAAAGCACAATGTCGGCCATATCGGCTTTCTCATCGAGAATCTCTACCGAAAAAGCTTCAATTTCAACATGATCTAGCTTCTGATTCGCCGCGGCTTCCTGCATTCTTCGCACAAGAATCGATGTCGACATACCGGCATTGCAGACCAGGTAAATGTTCACCTGACTCCCTCCCCTTTATTGTTTAATGGTTCCCTAGTTCTAGTTTGTATTATAAATTTAAATATATCATTTGTCAATAAAAGATATGACTTTTATAAAGACACCTCGATGACCACTAATTTACTAAACGCACAATTACAAGGAGAGATTTTTTCAACCGATAAAAAAGAAGCCCCCTGAATAGCAGTGCTATTTCTCTGTTAAAGCCATAAAATAAAAATCGGAGCCAAAAGCCCCGATTTCTTGTAGTTTAATTAGTTTTATAGACTAACCTGCCGCTGCTCTATTTATTTCTACATTCCCATAACTAACAGCTATTTCCCGGCTGCTCGCTGTCTACTCCATCGCGGCATAATTCCTCCCAGTTTCCATACTCCATATATACGGCCGTTCGATCGGCAACCTCTTTACCCCATAGCTTCGCCACCACATGAAGCGACAGTTCTATTCCGGCAGAAATACCGGCAGATGTCAGGAGTTTGCCGGTATCGACAAACCTTACGTTTTTTTCCACCGTCGCCAACGGAGCAATTTTTGCCATATCCGGCATAACTTCATGGTGAGTCGTATAGGTTAAATAATCAAGCAATCCCAGTTTCCCCAGCAGCCTAGTGCCGGAACAAACAGACATAGTAAGGCGGGAAACCTCATATTGTTCTTTTAACCACTGCAAAACCTTCGCGTTATTCATTTCCGCTTTCGTTCCATTTCCACCTGGCACAATCAGCACGTCTATGGGCGGATGGTCGTTAAACGCATAATCCGGCATAAGCTTCAGCCCGTTTACCGACCGGACAGCCGCCCCGTCTTCACTAATCGTAAACACCCGGCCTGTCAGACTCTGCTGTTCAACCGCTACGGAAAAAACCTCATAAGGTCCTGCGAAATCCAACAGCTCTATGTCGTTAAAAAGGAAAATTCCGATATGCAGCATCTATAATCCCCCTTTTGAAAGGATTGTGGTGTGTTTTCACACTGGCGGCATGATAGTTTGAAAACACTCCCTATCCTCTTATAAAATCAATTCCGTCTTTAAAAAGAATAATGGCAAAAACAAATAAAGCCAAGCCCAGAAATTTCATCGTATATACATAAGCCCTGCCCTGCAGAAGGTTTCGCGAGCGGTTTACCAATACGGCTAGCAATAACTTTGCCCCAACCAGCGCCGCATAGAAACTGACGAGAAAGCCGGCGGCATACCAGCTGTTTTGTACATAGGCAGCAACAAGCAGCGGCGTCCCCACGGTAATCCAAAACAGATAGGGATGGGGGCTTAACGCATTAATCATCACCCCTTTAGCCAGGGAATTTGTCTCCCGGTCGGCAAAGGGCTGGCTGATCCCTTCGGTTTTCAGATTTGCCCAGGCCATGAACAGCAAAAACAAACCACCGGCCAACGAGATCATTCCCAGCAGCGGTTTGTGCCCATACAAATTAGATAATACCAAAGCCGACACCAAAACAATCGGCAAATCGGTGATCAGCGGGGAAAGAGCCAGCTTAGCCCCTTCCCGCAGACCGTACTGTAACGTCTGGGAAATAACCATGGCAAACAGCGGGCCTGGCGAAATACCGGATACCAACCCTAATAGCGTGCCGGAAAGCAAAAAATTCAACATCTATTGCACATCCCATCTAAATAAAAGCTTATATGTTCTTCTTCCACTTTCGGATTTTCGTTCTAAAGCTCATAAAGGGAGCGACCGAATTAATGTGCAGCCATTTCCACAGCGGCCAATTGGCGCCGGTCACCGCCCAGCGGCGTACACCAGGCGTAAACAGTTCATCCTCACTTAACCCGGCTATCCAGGCACACCACAGGGCAACCCGCTCATCCAGCAAGGTCCGTAATCGCGGTAAGGAATAGCCGCTGTATTCGGTGTAAAAGTGTTGATATAACAACCCCAGTTGGTTCCACTTATAGTCCGGAGAGGGGGTGATCACCGATTTTCCCTGGAGCTCATCCTGTTCCCAGCTCATAACCAGCGCCAGCCAGCCAAGCTGGTAAGCCAGCATTTCCTGCGGTGTTTTATCCACGCCGGGAAGCCTGACATTTATTTTGTCGGCCGGCACCTCGTCAAACTCGCCGGCAAACAGCCGGTAAGTTTTTTCTATTGTCGCAAGCAATTCCGCTTTGTCCTGATACTCCCGCACGCAAAAATCCCTCCATTGATTTATTGCAGTCCATCTGGGACTGCTGCTCACTGTCAATTAACAAAATATAAGATAATTAAAGGATTATCGAAAAAAATAAAGAAAATGATCAATAATTTCCATTATTGAATGATGGAAAAAATTCATTTACAGGAGGAATCACCATGGAAAAACCGGTAATCAGCCAAAAATCTCCGCTTCCAGTGGAAGTCAAGCAAGGGCAAACCTATTATTGGTGTGCTTGTGGAAGGAGTTCAAATCAGCCTTTCTGTAACGGCTCACACAAAGGTACTTCCTTCCAGCCCTTAGCATTTACCGCCGAAAAAGATCAAACAGTCTATTTGTGCGCCTGTAAGCAGACGAAGAAATCACCCTACTGTGACGGTACTCACACATCCTTGTAGTGTGTGATCTCCCGTTGCTATAGTAAAATTAGTTTGTAAGTATCTAAGGAGGTAGACAACCGATCTGTTGCTTGCCCCCGTTTTTTTTATCGTAAACAAACTCTTTAGATAGCTAACCGCTGCTTAAAGAAAATAATTTGAATAACCCGACGGTATCACCTCGGCAATGGTAAGCCTGCTGCCTTTGTCTGAATTGGTCATAATCGACTGGCGCAATATCCGGATTTTATAATATCGATATTGACATTGACGTAACGTAAAGTCTTATACTAATAGCAAGCTAGTGCTCCATCCGGTGGAAATATGACGTGTAGCACCGGGAACTTTTTCCAGCAGGCAAGGCGGAGGAGGCGCACATATCGCAATATGTAAGCCGACGACAACAAAGCCTGGTGGGCAAAAAGGCCGGTGATATACTCTAGTTTTTCGCCGGATGAAGCACTAGCTATCAATACTCAGAATTCGAGGTGCAGATGTGCTTTCCATTGGAGAATTCTCTAAAATTTGCGGAGTTACAACCAGAACCTTACGCCATTACGACAGTATCGGACTGTTAAAACCCGTCCACATCCATCCGGATACGGGCTACCGGTTTTATGATGTTTCACAGCTCCGCCGGTTATTACTGATTACCAGGCTTAAGGATTACTGTTTTTCACTCGATGAAATTGTATTTTTACTTGCTTCCCCAGACAAAAAATACCTGCTGGAAAAAATCACCGTTAAAAAGAAGGAACTCCGGGCTAAGATTGATTACTATAAAACTCTGGAACACCGGCTGACACTGGACATTTTACATTTAGAAAGAGGAGTTGATATTATGTCTTTCCTGGACGAAATTCAGGTCACTTTAGTAGAGGTACAGCCACAACCTATCTTACATAGCCGGCAGCGGATGAGCATCGAAGACTACGGCACCTATATCGGCAAGCTGTTTGAACAGGCCAACTTACAAAACCTGCCGATTTCCGGACCTCCCATGTCGATCTACCATGACAAGGAATTTGATCCGGCCGATAACGATACGGAGGTCGCCCTGCCGGTTCAGGGGCAAAACGCCCATACCCGCATCCTGTCCGGCGGCCTCTGTGCAACAGCGACTTGTCAAGGTCCCTACTCCAATCTACCCCATGTCTATGCCAAACTCACAGAATGGATTGGCGAAAATAACTATGTAATGGCCGCCCCGCCCTATGAGCAATATCTAAAAGGACCTATGGAAGCACCTGCGGCGGACACCTTTGTCACCCAAATTTATTTCCCGGTGCAAAAGGCCGGCCAACCGGAGTGATATCTGCCGCCATAGCGCCACTGCCTGGATGAAGCCAACGATTATCCGGTGAACCCAGCCAGTTTCTTCATAAAACCGGCAAATATACCAATCTATTCAAATTCATTATACCATGTCTACTGCCTCCTGTATTGCCTGTAAACAAGTGACCTCTTTTAGGCAGACGTTTCAAAAACAAAAGTATGCGTTCCATATTTATTTATGGAGCGCATACTTTTGTTTTTGCTATGGCTATTTTTATTTTTTCACAGCGGCAAACAATTTCTGTCCCAGTTCGCCTTTTCCCAATATAACCAGGCTGATTACCGGCTACGCTTCCTGGTAGCAAGCCACAATTTCACCGTAATACAGCGTATGATAATCCCCTTCTGGGTAGCAGGTCTTAGCCAGGCTTGGGTCAAATAAGGATGGGTCCATCTTTTGCTTGTAAACGATTTTGCATTCAAAATGCAGGCCGGCGCCGCTAATGACAGGTACCCCAACCTTTTGTCCCGGCAACACGCTTAAGCCGGCTGCTTTGATTTTATCCATATCCCGCCCTGATTTTGTCCCGCATAAGGCCAGTGCTTTCTTCATATCGTCATGTAGTGGAACACTCACCGTGAATTCCGTGCTATTCTCAATCAGTTCATAAGTATAACGGGATGGTCGCACCAGAACTATAAATACTGGCTTCTGCCAAATATGGCTGATTGCCCCCCAGCCTATGGTCATTGTATTGACTGCCTCACCCGCTGCGGTTGTCAAAAATGCCCCTTTGGGGATCATGTCCAGAGCCTGTTTAGCGTATTCGTTATACCGTACCTCTTTAACCATACTCATTCCCTCCAGCATAATTTATTATTCGGCCAGCGCCAGAACGGCCTTGGCTAAACTGCGGATCTCTAATACTCTAAATATCCCTTCACCTTAAGCCTTATCTTTACGATCTATTCACAGTTGCTGCAAGCACTGTTTCTACATGCTATAATACTACATAGTAATATATGCATTAGCAAGTACGCACTTATTAGTTCCATAGTATCCATTTATATACTACAACAAGTAGTTTGTGTTTATTACTCTATACTATTTTAGGAGGTTTATTCCTTTGCTTACTTTTCGCAATACCGAATACCAGTGCTCCATGGAATTAACGCTTGAATTAATCGGCGGTAAATGGAAGTCTCTGATCCTCTGGCACCTGGGAGAAAACATCTTGCGCTTTAGTGAATTAAAAAAGGCTTTACCGAGAATAACTCAGAAGATGTTGACCCAACAACTCCGGGAACTGGAGCAGGACGGTTTGATCAGACGCTTCGTATATACTCAGGTACCGCCGAAGGTTGAATATTCATTGACCGATGCAGGCAGGACCATCCTACCCATTTTAGCAGCCATGTGCCAATGGGGCCTGGATTATGTCGCGGCACCCGATCCCATGGAAGCATGCACCCCCGCCACCGGTAGCTTATCCGATAATTGCCGGGAATAAACAGTCTGTTCATATCCTTTTTTCTTAAATACTTCCGAAAATTAAAAGAAAACGCTATCCCTTGTAGAATATTATATATGTTATATCACTAAATCATATACCGCCGGCGAGGCACAAGGAAACCACCAGTCTATGCGCTCCATTTAAACCTTGGCTCATGCCGCACAATAGATACCGAAACTGATGACATCTTACTACAAGGAGGTACTTGCATGCGCCGTATCCCATTAAATGCTCTTAAGCCCGGCATGCATCTGTCCCAAGCGCTGGTCGCGCCGGACCGAACCGTGCTGTTGCATGAGGGAATTGAACTTAAACAAAGATATCTCGAATATCTACGCAATCAGGGTATTACTTATCTATACATTGACGATGCGCCCCCCGCTCCGTCGCCGGTAAAAGAGCCGTCCCAGACTGAACTTCGCCAACAGGCCAAGCAGACGGCACGGAAAGTCATCCACGATTTCCGGCTCGGCAAGGGCGTGCCCTTGGATAAGATTAAAGACCTTGTCAACAATCTGGTCAGCCGGATTCTGGACAATCCGGAAACAATGCACCACCTGATGGATATCCGCCAAAAAGAAGATTATATGTTCTCCCATGCCGTTAATACCTGCCTGCTGTCGGTGCTTACCGGAACCGCCATGGGCTATGACGCCCACCGCCTGGAAGAACTCGGCCTGGCAGCCATGCTGCATGATGTGGGAAAGATAAAATTCACCAAAAGACTATCCGCCCAGTTCCCCCGGCGACTGACTGCCCAAGAAAAGGAAGAATACCGGCAGCATCCGTTTTACACCCTGGAAATTCTCAAAGAAAATAAGTCCTTATCCATGGATATTATAAATGCTTGCTTCCAGCATCACGAGCGCTGGGACGGCAGTGGATATCCCATGGGAATCTCCGGCGATGTGATCCATGAGTATGCACAAATCATCAGCATTGCCGATGTCTATGACCGTCTGATCACCGGTCTGCCCCACCGGAAGCCTACACCGGTGTACTATGCGGCAGCCATTCTCAATAAAGCGGCCGGCACCTATTTTAATCCCGAGATCGTAGCCCATTTTACGAAAAGCATTGCCGTCTACCCCTTGGGCTCAACAGTAAAGCTGGATAATAATCAGCTTGGCTTGATTGTGGAAATGACCGGCCCCAATAACACCATACCGGTCGTACGGATTTTAGCTGATGAAGACAGCACCCACCTCAATCAACTGCTTGAATTGGACTTAAACAAGAACCCCGAACACTTCATTATTGACTTTGACTCATAGGCTGTGTTAATAAAACAAGCGGCACCGGAGTGATCCGGTGCCGCTTCGCTGTTTTAGCGTGAAACAACTGTATAGCCTTCTTCTTCTATGGCTGATGCAATCTGGTCTAAAGTAACCCGACTGTTATCATAGTCCAAAGCAAGCTTTTTCTCCTCCAAGTTTACGGTGGCTGCAATAACCCCCGGTAAAGCAAGCACGGCTCTTTCCACTGCCGCTTTGCAATGACCGCAGCTCATTCCCTCTACCGTTATCACTCTTTGTTCCATATAGCCGCCTCCTTGTTCCTATCCATCTAGACCGCCTGCTACAGACGGCCTCTACCAGTATATATTGTACACCTTTCAAAAATCACCTGCCGCCTGTTGGCGGCAGGTGATTTTTTTATTGCTGCTTAGGAAATTTCTGATTAATTAACTGCCAAATATCCGGCTGTTCCTGCCCCAAACGCCAAATGGCAATTCCCGCCGGTTTGTACTTAGCGATCACATCCAGCTTCGCGGAAGTACTTTCGGCATTCTCAAACCATATTTCATGATTGCCGTACTTAATATACGGCGACTTGCTATTGTCGTCAAAAAGCACTTTCACTCCGTTTTGCTCAGCCCGGACAATAGCATCCACGTAGGTGACCGTTTCCGTCTCCTTATCCTTGGACCAATCATAGCCATAGGCCCCCAAGCCGACCAGTACCTTCTGGGGACCGCCGCATTGTTCGATAGCATACTTTATATTTTTTTCATACCAGTCAATCGGGGCAATCGGTCCGGGCGGCGAAGTCGACCAGTGATGGTCATAGGTCATAATCTGGAGATAATCGGCGTACTTAGCCAACTCCGGATAATTATAAGCTCCGGAAACATCCTCCGCTACATCCACCTGCGGAAATACCGAAATAATCAAGGTCTTATTCAAGGCCTTCATCTTAGGGTACAATTCAGCCATAAAAGCAGTAAGATTATCGCGGTGTTTAGGTTGCAGCAATTCAAAGTCGATATTGATACCGTCATACTGCTTTTCTTGTACCAGCTTAACAATATTATCCGTTACCTTGGTACGTACGCTGGCATCCCCTAAAATAGTATCGGTCGCACCGGACTTGTTGGTAACCAGGGGAAACATTTTGAGATTAAGGCCGCGGGCCGTATCATATACCAACTGACTGTCCTTGGCCTCCAATGTTCCGTCCTGAGTAGCCCGATACCAAAAGGGACCTACACCGGACATACTCTTGGCATATGTTTTCATACTTGGAAATGATCCGGTCTTATCCGGCGTGCCCGGCCAGGGATTCTCGTAATAACCGATGATCAAGCGTCCGTCAGATTGCGCTACATTCGTATTGGGATCAGACCCCTGAAGAGGCTTGGGAGCCGGTGTCTTTGTGCCGCCGCAGCCGGCTGTCAGCAACAAAGCAAAAATGGTAACCAACACAACCCATAGGATCGTTGTTTTTTTACAGCGCAAACTCTTCACCCTTTCTATGCTTACTTACTATTAGTATCGGCGCTTACCCGTTTCTTATACATCAAAACAAGCGGTCGCCCGCACTGAAAATTAAGCAAGTATTTTACCGCGTAACACCATTCACCGACATAAGGAAAAAGCTAGTGGTTCACATTACAAGAAAATCATTTAAAATACTGCATAATCTACAAGAATCCGGTTACCCTTAGCTATAAATGGAGCAGACGTTCATTTTACCCTGTTTTAGCAACAGGCATTTATCTTTCAGAAATGTTATAATATTCGTTAAATAACTACATCTATAACAAGGGAGCGTGTTGATATTGAAAGATCTTAGAGACCGCTTGTCAATTCCCACGTCGCCACTCGATGGACCCTCTGTTAAGCTGCTGGAGGACGCTTTACTGCATTCTCCAACCAAAACCATCCAATTGGAAATCAACAAAGCCAATTATCAGCTTTCCCGGGAAGGCCGGTGGTTCAAGTTCTCCCTGTTGACCAAAAAACGTACCGTAAAAAAAAGCACCCTGTTTGAAACCATTACCGAGCTTTACAACCAGGCTGTGCATGGACAAAACTGGCGCATTGATCAAATCGTCCGCATATAAGCTAAAAAACAAAGCCCTCCGCACTGGAGGGCTTATTTTATGGCCAAATCACGGCACAAGGCTATAAAATTATGCAGAACACCGGCCGTCAATCCCCAGATTCTCCTGTCCTCATACTGATAGGAAAATACCGGGAACATGCGCCGGCTTTTCCAGTCCAGCTCGTATTCGGCCGGAAAAGCGTCCAGCGAATCTTCATCTAACGGCCGGGTAGCCATCTCCAGCTTGCCCTGCTTAGGCTGGACAGTCAGTAAATATGGCAAGGGAACGGTAAAATATTCAGCTACTTCCTGATTTGGCCTAATGCCTTCCATACCGTCAAGCATACCTACCACCGGGTACAAAATATTGCCGGTGGGACTGGCCACCATATCCATGGAGCCAATCAGACGAATGCGATCGGCCGCGATATTAAGCTCCTCCTCGGTTTCCCGTAAAGCGGCCTGGCAAATATCACGGTCCGTCGCCTCAATCCGCCCGCCGGGAAAACAAATCTCACCGGCATGAGCCAGCAGTTCCTTCGACCGGACCTCAAACAGAACTGCCGTACTGTCGCCGGTTTTTATCAATGGAATTAATACCGCTGCCCGGCGAAAACCGTCGCTATCGCCATGAATTCTACCGCTCCGCCGGGACAAAACAGCAGCCAGGCGTTCATACCAACAACACTTCTCAGCCATATTATCGTTCCTCCTGATGAATATGAACGGCAGCATCGGTACCGTGCGCATGAATATGATACCGTTCATCAATCACATTAGCCGCCAGCAGCAGCTTTTTATCCCGCAAAATATCAATAGCCTTACCGTCGGCAGCCAGCCGGTGCTGCTCATTAATGACAATCACCCGGTCCGCCAGCTCCGGCACCAGCTCCAGACAGTGTGTGGCCGTAATTAAGGTTTTGCCCTGACGCTGCAATTGCTGCAGCAATTGTATCATCCAGCGCTGCGTCCGGGGGTCCAGTCCGTTGGTCGGCTCATCGAAGAGCAATACCTCAGGATTGGTTGCCAATATGGCGGCAATCATAACCTTTTTCTTCTCACCGCCGCTTAAATGATGGGGCAGCCGTCCGGCCAACCCGTCAATTCCGATCAATTCCATAAGCTCTGCCGCCCGCTGCCTTGCCTGGCTGGCGGTCATGCCCATCGCCAGCGGACCAAACATAATTTCATCCAGCACACTGGAACAAAACATTTGCACATCGGAATTTTGAAAAACAAAACC
This genomic interval carries:
- a CDS encoding HD-GYP domain-containing protein yields the protein MRRIPLNALKPGMHLSQALVAPDRTVLLHEGIELKQRYLEYLRNQGITYLYIDDAPPAPSPVKEPSQTELRQQAKQTARKVIHDFRLGKGVPLDKIKDLVNNLVSRILDNPETMHHLMDIRQKEDYMFSHAVNTCLLSVLTGTAMGYDAHRLEELGLAAMLHDVGKIKFTKRLSAQFPRRLTAQEKEEYRQHPFYTLEILKENKSLSMDIINACFQHHERWDGSGYPMGISGDVIHEYAQIISIADVYDRLITGLPHRKPTPVYYAAAILNKAAGTYFNPEIVAHFTKSIAVYPLGSTVKLDNNQLGLIVEMTGPNNTIPVVRILADEDSTHLNQLLELDLNKNPEHFIIDFDS
- a CDS encoding copper ion binding protein — translated: MEQRVITVEGMSCGHCKAAVERAVLALPGVIAATVNLEEKKLALDYDNSRVTLDQIASAIEEEGYTVVSR
- a CDS encoding energy-coupling factor ABC transporter ATP-binding protein: MLSPLFALNKLSYEYQPGKKALADVTLQIMPGEKVVLLGPNGCGKSTLQKLLSGLLFATGGSLQVFGREINERTMGDKAFAAVFRQRVGFVFQNSDVQMFCSSVLDEIMFGPLAMGMTASQARQRAAELMELIGIDGLAGRLPHHLSGGEKKKVMIAAILATNPEVLLFDEPTNGLDPRTQRWMIQLLQQLQRQGKTLITATHCLELVPELADRVIVINEQHRLAADGKAIDILRDKKLLLAANVIDERYHIHAHGTDAAVHIHQEER
- a CDS encoding glycosyl hydrolase family 18 protein; translated protein: MKSLRCKKTTILWVVLVTIFALLLTAGCGGTKTPAPKPLQGSDPNTNVAQSDGRLIIGYYENPWPGTPDKTGSFPSMKTYAKSMSGVGPFWYRATQDGTLEAKDSQLVYDTARGLNLKMFPLVTNKSGATDTILGDASVRTKVTDNIVKLVQEKQYDGINIDFELLQPKHRDNLTAFMAELYPKMKALNKTLIISVFPQVDVAEDVSGAYNYPELAKYADYLQIMTYDHHWSTSPPGPIAPIDWYEKNIKYAIEQCGGPQKVLVGLGAYGYDWSKDKETETVTYVDAIVRAEQNGVKVLFDDNSKSPYIKYGNHEIWFENAESTSAKLDVIAKYKPAGIAIWRLGQEQPDIWQLINQKFPKQQ
- a CDS encoding NUDIX hydrolase, translating into MAEKCCWYERLAAVLSRRSGRIHGDSDGFRRAAVLIPLIKTGDSTAVLFEVRSKELLAHAGEICFPGGRIEATDRDICQAALRETEEELNIAADRIRLIGSMDMVASPTGNILYPVVGMLDGMEGIRPNQEVAEYFTVPLPYLLTVQPKQGKLEMATRPLDEDSLDAFPAEYELDWKSRRMFPVFSYQYEDRRIWGLTAGVLHNFIALCRDLAIK